The Jannaschia sp. M317 DNA segment TTCTCGGTCTGGTCCGACGACCAGAACGCGTTCTGGGTGCCGCATCTGGGTATCTACCAATCCACGCCTTTTGGCGCCACGGACGCGGTGGAACTGACCTATCCGGAACTGTTTTCGCAGATGTCGATCAACTACCTGGACGACACGCTGCTCGGCAGCGCCGATACCAACACCCGCAACCACTACAACGGGGCCTGGCAGACGACGCAGTGGCATTCCTCGGCCAATGCGAACCTGGCGGCGATCTGCGGCGCGGCGCGCGCGGCCGACATCATCATCTATACGATCGCCTTCAACGCGCCGACGTCAGGCCAGACGGCCATGCAAGGCTGCGCCGGGGTCGGCAACGAGGCCAATTTCATCAACGTCACCGACCTGGATATCGAGGCGGCCTTTGACGACATCCTGGCGTCGATCAACCGGCTGAGGCTGACCCAATGATCCGCTCTGCCTTGAACATCTGTGCGGCCCCGCTGCGCCGGGCCACGGCCCTGCTGGATCGTGGCGACCGTGCCCTGGGCCTGGGCGACCGGGCGCGAGAGGCGGGCGGCGCAACGGTGGAATTTGTCATCCTGCTGCCGGTCTTTCTGCTGGTCTTCATGTCGTCGGTCGAGGCGTCGCTGCTGCTGACCCGACAGGTGATGCTGGAACGCGCGGTGGATCTGGCCGTGCGCGACATCCGCCTGGGCGGGGGGGCCGTGACCCAGACCGCGCTGCGCGACGACGTCTGCGACCGCGCCCTGATCCTGGCCGATTGCCAGGCCAACCTGCTGGTCGAACTGACCGAGATTTCCCGCAGCACCTATGCGGTGCCGTCGTCGGCACAGCCTTGCGTCAACCGGTCCACCTCGATCACGCCGACGCCCGGTTGGGCAACGGCGGGACCAGGCAAGATGATCCTGCTGCGGGCCTGCTTTGCCGTCGACCCGATCCTGCCGGGCGTGGGCCTTGGCACGCAGCTTGTCAGCAATCTCGACGGCGACAGCGTGCGCATGGTGGCCTCCACCGCCTTCGTCGTGGAACCGGATTAAGGGGTATGTCGATGTTTAACCTGTCAAACCTGCGTCGCAGCCGCACCGCCATCGCCGCCTTCCTGCACGATGAGGATGCCGCCATTTCCGTCGAGGCCGCAATCATCCTGCCGGTTCTGGGCATTTTCTATGTCGCGGCCTTTTCCTACTTTGATGCCTACCGGCGCGAGGCGGTGATGACCAAGGCGACCTACATGGTCAGCGACATGCTGTCCCGCGAAGAGGGAACGATCACGCCCATCGATCTGGAAGGATTGCAGGACGTCTTCGAATTCGTCACCTTCTCGGAGGGGAACACCTGGATGCGGTTCACCGAAGTGCGCCGCGAAAGCGATGAGATCCGGGTGATGTGGTCATATGCCACCGACGGCAATCCGCTTCAGACCAACGCGACCATCAACGCCCACCTGCGCAACATCCCCGTTTTGCAGGACAATGAGCGGACGGTCGTTGTCGAAAGCTTCACCAACTACGAGCCGCCTTTCAACGTGAACCTCTCCGACCGCACGTTCGAGCGGTTCGTCACCACGCGGCAGCGCTATGCCGCGCGGCTCGACTTTGACGGGACAATCCTCCCGACCTCGGTCGCAACCGTCAGCGCCGACACCTCGGGCTGCCTCAACAATGGCTTTGCGAACGGCCTCTACAACGGCAATTCCAACGGAGTGGGCACCGGCAATGGCAATGGCTGTGGGCACGGTCTGACAGGCCTGCAGGGTGTCGGCGCAACCACACCGGGCAATTCCGCCAACAGCAACGGCAACAGCGCGCCCAGCACCACGACCACCACAACGACCACGAGTTCCAACGGCAACAGCGGAAGCTCTAGCACCACCAGCACCAGCACCAGCACGACGAGCACCACGGTCACGAGTGTCACGACGAGCACTGGCAATTCTGGAGGCAACGGGAATTCCGGGAACAACGGCAACGGCAATACACCCTGACGCCTGCGCCTTTTCCTTCCGTCATCTTGCTTGATCGCGGCGTGGGTTCTGGACTCCTCCGCGCTGCGCCCCGATATTCCATCAATGCGCCTGCCCGACAGTTTTCTCGACGACCTCCGCTCCCGGCTGAGCCTGTCTCAGGTGGTCGGGCGCAAGGTCGTGTGGGACATGCGCAAGACCAATCAGGCCAAGGGCGACTGGTGGGCCCCCTGCCCGTTTCACCAGGAAAAATCCGCCAGCTTCCACGTCGATGACCAAAAGGGATTCTACTACTGCTTCGGCTGCCAGGCGAAGGGCAACCTGTTCGGATTCGTGCAAGAGACCGAAAACGTGGGCTTTCTGGAAGCCGTGGAAATCCTGGCCCGCGAAGCCGGAATGCCGATGCCCGCCCGCGACCCCAAAGCCGCTGAAAAATCAGATCGCCGCACCCAACTGGCCCAGGTGACCGAGGCCGCGACCCAGTGGTTCCGCCTGCAGCTGAACACCG contains these protein-coding regions:
- a CDS encoding TadE/TadG family type IV pilus assembly protein, with protein sequence MIRSALNICAAPLRRATALLDRGDRALGLGDRAREAGGATVEFVILLPVFLLVFMSSVEASLLLTRQVMLERAVDLAVRDIRLGGGAVTQTALRDDVCDRALILADCQANLLVELTEISRSTYAVPSSAQPCVNRSTSITPTPGWATAGPGKMILLRACFAVDPILPGVGLGTQLVSNLDGDSVRMVASTAFVVEPD
- a CDS encoding TadE/TadG family type IV pilus assembly protein, whose amino-acid sequence is MFNLSNLRRSRTAIAAFLHDEDAAISVEAAIILPVLGIFYVAAFSYFDAYRREAVMTKATYMVSDMLSREEGTITPIDLEGLQDVFEFVTFSEGNTWMRFTEVRRESDEIRVMWSYATDGNPLQTNATINAHLRNIPVLQDNERTVVVESFTNYEPPFNVNLSDRTFERFVTTRQRYAARLDFDGTILPTSVATVSADTSGCLNNGFANGLYNGNSNGVGTGNGNGCGHGLTGLQGVGATTPGNSANSNGNSAPSTTTTTTTTSSNGNSGSSSTTSTSTSTTSTTVTSVTTSTGNSGGNGNSGNNGNGNTP